A single Blastococcus colisei DNA region contains:
- a CDS encoding tyrosine-protein phosphatase — protein sequence MTSTRTGRWVRLDGTTNTRDLGGLPTTDGGRTVPGRILRSDNLQTLSPDDVRRLVGDIGLRQVIDLRTTAEVLLEGRGPLRDVPQVTHRHFSLLPERGHHTDVFAVEEDDAELDLPAGWTESLLPRQVAEHDQGEHPAVRSYLGYLDHRADNVVGALRAITRASGASVVHCAAGKDRTGVVCALSLAVAGVPHEEIVADYAMTAEIIDALVAKLAASPTYAEDMGTRDVASHTPRAETMARVLTLLDERHGGPLGWLDAHGFGAEEQAALRARLRD from the coding sequence GTGACCTCCACCCGCACCGGCCGCTGGGTGCGGCTCGACGGCACCACGAACACCCGCGACCTGGGTGGGCTGCCCACGACCGACGGCGGCCGCACCGTGCCCGGCCGGATCCTGCGCAGCGACAACCTGCAGACCCTCAGCCCGGACGACGTCCGGCGGCTGGTCGGCGACATCGGCCTGCGTCAGGTGATCGACCTGCGCACCACCGCGGAGGTCCTGCTCGAGGGCCGCGGTCCGCTGCGCGACGTCCCGCAGGTCACACACCGGCACTTCAGCCTGCTGCCCGAGCGCGGCCACCACACCGACGTCTTCGCGGTGGAGGAGGACGACGCCGAGCTGGATCTGCCGGCCGGCTGGACGGAGTCGCTGCTCCCCCGGCAGGTCGCCGAGCACGACCAGGGCGAGCACCCGGCCGTGCGCTCCTACCTGGGCTATCTCGACCACCGTGCCGACAACGTGGTCGGCGCACTCCGCGCGATCACCCGGGCCTCCGGCGCCTCGGTCGTGCACTGCGCCGCCGGCAAGGACCGCACCGGCGTCGTCTGCGCGTTGTCCCTGGCCGTCGCGGGGGTGCCGCACGAGGAGATCGTGGCCGACTACGCCATGACCGCCGAGATCATCGACGCCCTGGTCGCGAAGCTGGCCGCGTCACCGACCTACGCCGAGGACATGGGAACGCGGGACGTCGCCAGCCACACGCCGCGGGCCGAGACGATGGCCCGCGTGCTGACGCTGCTCGACGAACGGCACGGCGGCCCGCTGGGTTGGCTGGACGCGCACGGCTTCGGCGCCGAGGAGCAGGCCGCGCTGCGCGCCCGCCTGCGGGACTGA
- a CDS encoding substrate-binding domain-containing protein, producing the protein MSRTSSRSVPLAVAAAGVLALSTACGSPGAPAGDTGGGGGGEEGAPVQVGLVTSISGPLAAYGEQYLQGFEACLDYATDGSGEVAGRPIEIIERDDAGDPAKAVAEVTDLIGQGVQIIAGSASSGVATQVAPLAEQNDVLFISGPAATDALTGINDNTFRSGRQTYQDVRTAQSFIGDAAGQTVLVFAQDSAFGQANVAAVTAVLGEEAGATVTPLLVPASATDLTPFAAQARDAGADLTFVAWAGETAPAMWQAMGQQGVFDATSVVTGLDLRASYPTYGEQASQLNFLSHFFAEAVDNEVSQAMAERVEEAGGTVDIFTPDGCNAAQMIVRAVEEGGDDVAGMISALEGWTFDGAKGEITIREEDHAMLQPMFTATLEQQGEEFAPVLVDTLDPEETAPPVTAGS; encoded by the coding sequence ATGTCCCGCACCAGTTCCCGGTCCGTTCCGCTCGCCGTGGCGGCGGCCGGCGTCCTCGCCCTCAGTACCGCCTGCGGCAGCCCCGGCGCCCCCGCCGGCGACACCGGTGGTGGCGGCGGAGGCGAGGAAGGTGCGCCGGTGCAGGTCGGCCTGGTCACGTCCATCTCCGGGCCGCTGGCCGCCTACGGCGAGCAGTACCTCCAGGGCTTCGAGGCCTGCCTGGACTACGCGACCGACGGATCCGGTGAGGTCGCCGGACGGCCCATCGAGATCATCGAGCGCGACGACGCCGGAGACCCGGCCAAGGCCGTCGCCGAGGTCACCGATCTGATCGGCCAGGGCGTGCAGATCATCGCCGGCTCGGCGTCCTCCGGCGTCGCCACGCAGGTGGCCCCGCTGGCCGAGCAGAACGACGTCCTGTTCATCTCCGGTCCGGCCGCCACCGACGCGCTCACCGGGATCAACGACAACACGTTCCGATCCGGGCGGCAGACCTACCAGGACGTGCGGACGGCGCAGTCGTTCATCGGCGACGCCGCGGGCCAGACCGTGCTCGTCTTCGCGCAGGACAGCGCGTTCGGCCAGGCCAACGTCGCCGCGGTGACCGCGGTGCTGGGCGAGGAGGCCGGGGCCACCGTGACCCCGCTGCTGGTGCCGGCCAGCGCGACCGACCTCACGCCGTTCGCCGCCCAGGCGCGGGATGCCGGGGCCGACCTGACCTTCGTGGCCTGGGCCGGCGAGACCGCGCCCGCCATGTGGCAGGCCATGGGCCAGCAGGGCGTGTTCGACGCGACCAGCGTCGTCACCGGCCTGGACCTGCGGGCCTCCTACCCGACCTACGGCGAGCAGGCCTCCCAGCTGAACTTCCTCTCCCACTTCTTCGCCGAGGCGGTCGACAACGAGGTCAGCCAGGCCATGGCCGAGCGGGTCGAGGAGGCCGGCGGCACGGTCGACATCTTCACCCCCGACGGCTGCAACGCGGCGCAGATGATCGTGCGCGCCGTCGAGGAGGGCGGCGACGACGTCGCCGGGATGATCAGTGCACTCGAGGGCTGGACCTTCGACGGCGCCAAGGGCGAGATCACCATCCGCGAGGAGGACCACGCCATGCTGCAGCCGATGTTCACGGCCACGCTCGAGCAGCAGGGCGAGGAGTTCGCCCCGGTCCTGGTCGACACGCTCGACCCTGAGGAGACCGCGCCGCCGGTCACCGCCGGCTCCTGA
- a CDS encoding ABC transporter ATP-binding protein yields the protein MSTQPAPAARPAAGAPVLQVEGLTCAIGGAVIVDGVGFDVAPGEFVAVIGPNGAGKTSLFNLLSGLLPVTGGTVTLAGADITRESPSARARRGLGRTFQASSVFVGLTVRENVRLAAQAKLGGSMRPWQRVRPGDAAQEVAGRSLERVGLGARGEDLAGALSHGDKRKLELAILLATDPAVVLLDEPMAGVSIEDVAGLTEVIASVHREEGKTVLMVEHHMDVLLGLADRVAVMHHGKLLALDTPAKVTSDPAVQQAYLGESL from the coding sequence ATGAGCACCCAGCCGGCACCGGCCGCCCGCCCCGCTGCGGGCGCGCCGGTGCTGCAGGTCGAGGGCCTCACGTGCGCGATCGGTGGGGCGGTCATCGTCGACGGCGTCGGCTTCGACGTCGCCCCCGGTGAGTTCGTCGCCGTCATCGGGCCCAACGGCGCGGGGAAGACGTCGCTGTTCAACCTGCTCTCCGGCCTGCTGCCGGTGACCGGCGGAACCGTCACGCTGGCCGGTGCCGACATCACCCGCGAGAGCCCGTCGGCACGAGCCCGCAGAGGCCTCGGCCGGACCTTCCAGGCGTCGTCGGTGTTCGTCGGGCTCACCGTGCGGGAGAACGTCCGGCTCGCCGCCCAGGCCAAGCTGGGCGGCAGCATGCGGCCGTGGCAGCGGGTGCGGCCCGGCGACGCCGCGCAGGAGGTCGCGGGGCGCTCCCTGGAGCGGGTGGGCCTGGGCGCCCGGGGCGAGGACCTCGCCGGCGCGCTCTCGCACGGCGACAAGCGCAAGCTCGAGCTGGCCATCCTGCTGGCCACCGACCCCGCCGTCGTCCTGCTGGACGAGCCGATGGCCGGTGTCAGCATCGAGGACGTCGCGGGGCTGACGGAGGTCATCGCCTCGGTGCACCGCGAGGAGGGCAAGACGGTGCTGATGGTCGAGCACCACATGGACGTGCTGCTGGGCCTCGCCGACCGCGTCGCCGTCATGCACCACGGCAAGCTGCTCGCGCTCGACACCCCGGCGAAGGTGACCAGCGACCCCGCCGTGCAGCAGGCCTACCTGGGGGAGTCGCTGTGA
- a CDS encoding ABC transporter ATP-binding protein — protein MSETPLLQMTDVHVRLSGSHILQGVDLGVRRGGVTALLGRNGAGKTTTVKAILGLVPSTGVVEFTGEDGRTERLSGRRTHEIVRRGIGYAPEDREVFAGLTVAENLTLAERRDSAHHQDRVFELFPELKQRSKQLAGTLSGGQQQMVAIARLLLNDNQLLLIDEPTKGLAPLLVAEVADVLARAAEEVTILLVEQNLTVVQRMAHDAVVVDQGRVAWTGSAAALLADTERTRELLGVASSGGAHAVGELASPPGTEPPGGMRRASAGEAGA, from the coding sequence GTGAGTGAGACGCCGCTCCTGCAGATGACCGACGTGCACGTGCGGCTGTCGGGCAGCCACATCCTGCAGGGCGTGGACCTCGGCGTCCGGCGCGGCGGGGTCACGGCCCTGCTGGGGCGCAACGGCGCGGGCAAGACGACGACGGTCAAGGCGATCCTCGGCCTCGTCCCCTCCACCGGCGTCGTCGAGTTCACCGGCGAGGACGGCCGGACCGAGCGGCTGTCGGGCCGGCGGACCCACGAGATCGTCCGCCGCGGGATCGGCTATGCGCCGGAGGACCGCGAGGTCTTCGCCGGGCTGACCGTCGCGGAGAACCTGACCCTGGCCGAGCGGCGGGACTCCGCCCACCACCAGGACCGCGTGTTCGAGCTGTTCCCCGAGCTGAAGCAGCGCAGCAAGCAGCTCGCCGGCACCCTCTCGGGCGGTCAGCAGCAGATGGTCGCCATCGCGCGCCTGCTGCTCAACGACAACCAGCTGCTGCTCATCGACGAGCCGACCAAGGGCCTGGCACCGCTGCTCGTGGCCGAGGTCGCCGACGTGCTGGCCCGCGCGGCCGAGGAGGTGACGATCCTGCTCGTCGAGCAGAACCTGACCGTCGTCCAGCGGATGGCGCACGACGCCGTCGTCGTCGACCAGGGCCGGGTGGCCTGGACCGGGTCCGCCGCCGCGCTGCTGGCCGACACCGAACGCACGCGAGAGCTGCTCGGCGTGGCCTCGAGCGGAGGTGCGCACGCAGTGGGCGAGCTCGCGAGCCCACCAGGGACGGAGCCACCGGGTGGCATGCGTCGGGCGAGCGCCGGCGAGGCGGGCGCATGA
- a CDS encoding branched-chain amino acid ABC transporter permease produces the protein MTTVVLLTVTGLGLAALYFLVASGLSLIFGLMGVLNFAHGAFLTIGAYGTWWAAGNLPGAGSTGWGFVLAVVFGVAVGTLVAALIELSLIRPLYERHIEQVLVTVGLSLALVALVRAIWGADPRPFPRPEWAQRTTSVLGANVPNDRFLLIATAIVVLVAVLAFLRFTRVGLIIRAGVENRSMVTALGIDVRKAFTLVFAIGGAFAALAGALGGIYLGSISPGQGTSLLIFAFIVVVIGGMSSITGTAAAAVLVGLVQQFANYYAASGVGDLSVVLLLAVVLLARPSGLTARMA, from the coding sequence ATGACGACCGTGGTGCTCCTGACCGTCACCGGGCTGGGCCTGGCGGCGCTGTACTTCCTCGTCGCGTCCGGCCTCTCGCTGATCTTCGGCCTGATGGGCGTGCTCAACTTCGCCCACGGCGCCTTCCTCACCATCGGCGCCTACGGCACCTGGTGGGCGGCCGGGAACCTGCCCGGGGCCGGCTCGACGGGCTGGGGCTTCGTGCTGGCCGTCGTCTTCGGCGTCGCCGTCGGCACCCTGGTGGCCGCGCTGATCGAGCTCTCGCTGATCCGACCGCTCTACGAGCGGCACATCGAGCAGGTGCTGGTCACGGTGGGCCTCAGCCTCGCGCTGGTGGCTCTCGTGCGGGCCATCTGGGGCGCCGACCCCCGGCCGTTCCCGCGGCCGGAGTGGGCCCAGCGGACGACGTCGGTGCTGGGCGCCAACGTGCCCAACGACCGCTTCCTGCTGATCGCCACCGCGATCGTGGTGCTCGTGGCGGTGCTGGCCTTCCTGCGGTTCACCCGCGTCGGCCTGATCATCCGCGCCGGGGTCGAGAACCGGTCGATGGTCACGGCGCTGGGGATCGACGTCCGCAAGGCGTTCACCCTGGTGTTCGCGATCGGTGGCGCGTTCGCCGCGCTGGCCGGGGCGCTGGGTGGCATCTACCTCGGCTCGATCTCGCCGGGACAGGGCACGTCGCTGCTGATCTTCGCCTTCATCGTCGTCGTGATCGGCGGGATGAGCTCGATCACCGGCACGGCGGCGGCCGCGGTGCTGGTCGGCCTGGTGCAGCAGTTCGCGAACTACTACGCCGCGAGTGGAGTGGGTGACCTGTCGGTGGTGCTGCTGCTCGCGGTGGTGCTGCTGGCCCGTCCCAGCGGTCTGACGGCGAGGATGGCATGA
- a CDS encoding branched-chain amino acid ABC transporter permease: MNRMGVRRLAPLIVLVVLALLPYSTLQVPGLFDGVLNSPGTLQLLALCLVFGGVALSFDLLFGFTGLLSFGHALYFAAGTYVANLALTELGWGLGAAIALTTVVGIALPLLIGSVALRVSGIAFSMVTLATAQVGSIIVLQDPGGLTGGEEGLAVDRNPIPDALIGVFNTVNKYWLALAYLVLVYVVVTWVTSSRAGRVWQAIRENERRVEVLGLRPYRFKLLVFVLAGLLATLGGIVHLLLLGGSTPRVTTADFTIGLLVMVVLGGAGSRWGAVLGGVLYTYLDSRLTDLAQSPAVQDLPAWLQIPLSEPLFLLGTLFVLVVLFVPGGIAGLVAQLRERRAGRRPSGDDGPAPGRVVEQLRDQVTAGTGVGAGARPHDGV, translated from the coding sequence ATGAACCGGATGGGTGTGCGGCGGCTCGCGCCGCTGATCGTGCTGGTGGTCCTGGCGTTGCTGCCCTACTCCACGCTGCAGGTGCCCGGTCTCTTCGACGGGGTGCTCAACAGCCCGGGCACGCTGCAGCTGCTGGCGCTGTGCCTGGTCTTCGGCGGGGTCGCGCTCTCCTTCGACCTGCTGTTCGGGTTCACCGGGCTGCTCTCCTTCGGGCACGCGCTGTACTTCGCCGCCGGCACCTACGTCGCGAACCTGGCACTGACCGAGCTCGGCTGGGGCCTGGGGGCCGCGATCGCACTCACCACCGTGGTGGGCATCGCCCTGCCCCTGCTGATCGGCAGCGTCGCCCTGCGCGTGTCGGGCATCGCGTTCTCGATGGTCACGCTGGCCACCGCCCAGGTCGGGTCGATCATCGTGCTGCAGGACCCGGGCGGTCTCACCGGCGGCGAGGAGGGCCTGGCGGTCGACCGGAACCCCATCCCGGACGCCCTCATCGGGGTCTTCAACACCGTCAACAAGTACTGGCTGGCGCTGGCCTACCTCGTCCTCGTGTACGTGGTCGTCACCTGGGTCACCAGCTCGCGGGCCGGGCGGGTCTGGCAGGCGATCCGGGAGAACGAGCGCCGGGTCGAGGTGCTCGGGCTGCGGCCCTACCGCTTCAAACTGCTGGTCTTCGTGCTGGCGGGGCTGCTGGCCACGCTCGGCGGCATCGTGCACCTGCTCCTGCTCGGTGGCTCGACCCCGCGGGTGACGACCGCCGACTTCACGATCGGCCTGCTCGTCATGGTGGTGCTCGGCGGCGCGGGCAGCCGGTGGGGCGCGGTGCTGGGCGGGGTGCTCTACACGTACCTGGACTCGCGACTGACCGACCTGGCTCAGTCGCCCGCCGTCCAGGACCTGCCGGCCTGGCTGCAGATCCCGCTGTCGGAGCCGCTGTTCCTGCTGGGGACGCTGTTCGTGCTCGTCGTCCTCTTCGTGCCCGGCGGCATCGCCGGTCTGGTGGCCCAGCTGAGGGAGCGCCGGGCCGGCCGGCGCCCGAGCGGAGACGACGGCCCCGCTCCGGGTCGCGTGGTCGAGCAGCTGCGCGACCAGGTCACCGCCGGTACCGGTGTCGGCGCGGGCGCGCGCCCGCACGACGGCGTCTGA
- a CDS encoding 3-methyladenine DNA glycosylase, with translation MPVLLSELPVDVWTARAAAHEARIDRWTTPHRERRRQGRTHPVLDFLFTYYSETPGRLRRWHPGPGVALAGPAPHSDWRWYVTDGATVHLDADAFAADRGDTVRFVRRLLAATASRPASTGCFGLHEWAMVYRDTGTRHAIPLRLGRAGTDEVVEAHQIRCTHVDAFRFFTPDAVGRNRLQPTRETQPELEQPGCLHAGMDLYKWAYKLSPATPGDLVADCFELAVEVRELDMRASPYDLSGHGYEPVAIETPEGKAEYVAAQRVFAELGAVLRQRLIDVCDQLLLGG, from the coding sequence GTGCCTGTCCTGCTGAGCGAGCTGCCGGTGGACGTCTGGACGGCACGGGCGGCCGCGCACGAGGCGCGGATCGACCGGTGGACGACGCCGCACCGGGAGCGCCGCCGCCAGGGGCGGACCCACCCGGTCCTGGACTTCCTCTTCACCTACTACTCCGAGACACCGGGGCGGCTGCGCCGCTGGCACCCGGGACCGGGCGTCGCCCTCGCCGGTCCGGCACCGCACTCCGACTGGCGCTGGTACGTGACCGACGGCGCGACCGTGCACCTCGACGCCGACGCCTTCGCCGCCGACCGCGGCGACACCGTCCGCTTCGTGCGCCGGCTGCTCGCCGCGACCGCTTCCCGCCCGGCGTCCACCGGCTGCTTCGGCCTGCACGAGTGGGCGATGGTCTACCGCGACACGGGGACCCGACACGCGATACCGCTCCGGCTCGGTCGGGCCGGGACCGACGAGGTCGTGGAGGCGCACCAGATCCGGTGCACGCACGTCGACGCGTTCCGCTTCTTCACGCCGGACGCCGTGGGCCGCAATCGCCTCCAGCCGACGCGGGAGACCCAGCCGGAGCTGGAGCAGCCCGGCTGCCTGCACGCCGGCATGGACCTCTACAAGTGGGCCTACAAGCTCAGCCCGGCGACCCCGGGTGACCTGGTCGCGGACTGCTTCGAGCTGGCCGTGGAGGTCCGGGAGCTCGACATGCGGGCCTCGCCGTACGACCTCAGCGGGCACGGGTACGAGCCGGTCGCGATCGAGACCCCCGAGGGCAAGGCCGAATACGTCGCCGCCCAGCGAGTATTCGCCGAGCTCGGCGCCGTCCTCCGCCAGCGCCTGATCGACGTCTGCGACCAGCTGCTCCTGGGCGGCTGA